From the genome of Papaver somniferum cultivar HN1 chromosome 2, ASM357369v1, whole genome shotgun sequence, one region includes:
- the LOC113347328 gene encoding phospho-2-dehydro-3-deoxyheptonate aldolase 1, chloroplastic-like, which yields MALTSSSAAISTKSILQTHHQNSLINSSKPNPCLISLSKQKLSSIKAVHAAEPAKNNSVPPKPTTTVTAAAPKLRSAEKWAIDSWTTKKALQLPEYPNKQELEAVLKTIEEFPPIVFAGEARSLEEKIGDAATGKAFLLQGGDCAESFKEFNANNIRDTFRILLQMGVVLMFGGQMPVVKVGRMAGQFAKPRSDNMEEKDGVKLPSYRGDNINGDTFDEKSRTPDPQRMIRAYCQSAATLNLLRAFATGGYAAMQRVTQWNLDFTEHSEQGDKYRELAHRVDEALGFMSAAGLGVDHPIMTTTEFFTSHECLLLPYEQALTREDSTSGLFYDCSAHMVWVGERTRQLDGAHVEFLKGISNPLGIKVSDKMDPNELVKLIEILNPTNKPGRITIITRMGAENMRVKLPHLIRAVRRAGQIVTWVSDPMHGNTIKAPCGLKTRPFDSIRAEVRAFFDVHDQEGSHPGGVHLEMTGQNVTECIGGSRTVTFDDLSSRYHTHCDPRLNASQSLELAFIIAERLRKRRIGSEQALGGFLGM from the exons ATGGCTTTGACAAGTAGTTCTGCAGCAATCTCAACCAAATCTATTCTCCAAACCCATCATCAAAACTCCCTAATCAACTCATCTAAACCAAACCCATGTTTGATCTCTCTATCTAAACAGAAATTATCATCAATCAAAGCTGTTCATGCTGCTGAACCAGCAAAAAATAATTCCGTACCACCAAAACCCACCACCACAGTAACAGCAGCAGCACCTAAATTGAGGAGTGCTGAGAAATGGGCAATTGATAGTTGGACTACAAAGAAGGCATTACAATTGCCTGAATACCCAAACAAACAAGAATTAGAAGCTGTATTGAAAACTATTGAGGAGTTTCCACCAATTGTATTTGCTGGTGAAGCAAGAAGTCTAGAAGAGAAAATTGGTGATGCTGCTACGGGTAAAGCATTTTTACTTCAAGGTGGTGATTGTGCTGAATCTTTCAAAGAATTCAACGCCAACAACATCCGTGATACTTTCAGAATTCTTCTACAAATGGGTGTTGTTCTTATGTTCGGAGGTCAAATGCCTGTTGTCAAG GTGGGAAGAATGGCAGGACAATTTGCAAAACCAAGATCAGATAATATGGAAGAGAAGGATGGAGTGAAGCTACCAAGTTACAGAGGGGATAACATAAAtggagatacatttgatgagaaaTCAAGAACCCCAGATCCACAAAGGATGATTAGAGCCTACTGTCAATCCGCAGCAACTTTGAATCTTCTTAGGGCTTTTGCAACCGGAGGTTATGCTGCTATGCAAAGAGTTACTCAGTGGAATCTTGATTTCACTGAGCATAGTGAACAGGGTGACAA GTACCGCGAACTTGCTCACCGTGTAGATGAAGCCCTAGGTTTCATGTCAGCTGCTGGACTTGGTGTTGATCACCCAATTATGACTACCACTGAGTTCTTTACATCTCATGAATGCTTGCTTTTACCTTACGAGCAAGCCTTGACTAGGGAAGATTCAACTTCCGGACTTTTCTATGATTGTTCTGCTCACATGGTTTGGGTTGGTGAACGTACTAGGCAGCTAGATGGTGCGCATGTTGAGTTCCTGAAAGGAATCTCTAATCCCCTTGGTATCAAG GTAAGTGACAAGATGGACCCTAATGAGTTAGTTAAGCTCATCGAGATCTTAAACCCAACAAACAAGCCAGGTAGAATTACAATTATCACAAGGATGGGAGCTGAGAACATGAGAGTGAAGCTCCCTCATCTGATTAGGGCAGTCCGTAGAGCCGGGCAGATTGTTACTTGGGTCAGTGACCCCATGCACGGAAACACCATCAAGGCTCCATGTGGTCTCAAAACTCGTCCATTCGATTCAATCAGG GCCGAGGTACGAGCATTCTTTGATGTGCACGACCAGGAAGGAAGTCATCCAGGCGGTGTTCATCTAGAGATGACTGGACAAAACGTGACAGAATGCATTGGAGGATCAAGAACAGTGACTTTTGATGATTTAAGCTCACGTTATCACACTCATTGCGACCCTCGTCTGAATGCCTCCCAGTCGCTCGAACTTGCATTCATTATCGCTGAACGACTTAGAAAGAGAAGAATTGGATCAGAACAAGCACTTGGTGGATTCTTAGGGATGTAG